Proteins from a genomic interval of Desulfofustis limnaeus:
- a CDS encoding response regulator transcription factor, which produces MTRILIVDDHPIFQMGMKELLNQEDDFQVCAVAEDFSSARQALRDQRPDLAIIDISLAEENGLDLVKEIAASYQGLPILVLSLHDESVWAERAIRAGARGYVMKKEASESVVQAIRNILEGRIHVSPAMMSLILDKFQFNPHAQGTPTIELLTDRELEVFRLIGFGLSTREISERMKLGIKTIGTYRDRIKQKLCIKTAAELTRRAVLWNENEHFGKTD; this is translated from the coding sequence ATGACCAGAATACTCATAGTCGACGATCACCCCATTTTCCAAATGGGCATGAAGGAACTGCTGAACCAGGAGGATGACTTTCAGGTCTGCGCTGTCGCCGAAGACTTTTCCAGCGCCCGACAGGCCTTGCGGGACCAGCGCCCGGACCTGGCCATCATCGACATTTCCTTGGCCGAGGAAAACGGGCTTGATCTGGTCAAGGAGATCGCCGCATCCTATCAGGGTCTGCCGATCCTGGTGCTGTCGCTCCACGACGAGTCGGTCTGGGCGGAACGTGCGATCAGGGCCGGAGCCCGCGGCTATGTGATGAAGAAGGAAGCATCAGAATCGGTGGTACAGGCGATACGCAATATTCTCGAAGGCAGGATCCATGTCAGCCCGGCCATGATGTCCTTGATTCTCGACAAATTCCAGTTCAATCCCCATGCCCAGGGAACGCCGACCATCGAACTCCTGACCGACCGGGAGTTGGAAGTCTTCCGCCTGATCGGATTCGGACTTTCCACCAGAGAAATCTCCGAACGGATGAAACTGGGCATCAAGACCATCGGTACCTACCGAGACCGGATCAAGCAAAAACTCTGCATCAAGACGGCGGCCGAACTGACCCGTCGGGCCGTTCTCTGGAACGAGAATGAACATTTTGGCAAGACCGACTGA
- a CDS encoding AAA family ATPase, translating into MPRRLTKQIRYIRLPEKRIAEIDNLVASWSHETKEFMRARLKQYRPPSPFARLFASGYQWFTVTGRKRDLQILKDPAILTDWQRRFEVSGQTLPRKAWNHILEKELSPKDHAYLLSRLEQELADVHLPEELRRLFEKIYRAHLRKEYTSDPDVPQAPIILLVGPSGSGKTATATRAIEQVFFADETRPEVDLRQKRASVMSAVPFWKRLEEVSPELALAIDRRRRLRRYKLLSHIPLLNLLLRRQIGRNLNELEEQSLVVDYARITPNDFQTALSGEPGNYLRRAFGNPKFTCIRHLEEAHSAFARKESSGVSGGVERQQGTLVDSSNIIIDEIINGGRDCILIATSDQPEVFDSAIYRRFVEKGLIIDVSEYWRNKSNLQEILRIELMRNNIRVAGAGAHLDFPGIQWISEEELKSAVGKFFHIFKERSLKLTPAYTRKLVGYIVSFKGSFHPDYLDDSMLVRHAFELVAKNSFGDLYNKVVGRIDRSARWDDYAGEVKHVFSEMANNCLLYHIREEKGVVLNGPPGSGKTFLVRTWLSDNETIHDVSANPSILHNPANPVDGAVENLTKIYDIAKMIAPAVVFFDEADALAPRRSSVGGAPSDRLTNSFLNIIDGERPLSRVFTVLTTNRLDLLDPALIRSKRLKVLEVSGQLARGDINEIIEITLNGIPREAGMTATKVIEASKGLCSTPADFAAFVAKALSLRSTELMVLKTFKSIASLSTEEQERFLKFNLKTLSGILEALGNPGGSLRILKEQPKLFLARAEEINDLFAAIETDGDYPLCSSHLHLARQEMSQSPIKKGKIELDTYLEAELSKEPQKGFIVGVGASDTDGVLLPIATSLTYSLSAEKVLVTGAVSASGDSSAQMEMAVQMTQQSAQEALTLVKNYFQALLPEISMARLLGSFLANMTIHHQLLSASYNVGGPSAGYALALNTLSALLHIPIYNDFGITGAPWTKGVTKDEIGGSVIIGGHKKKAEKVLQYLRRMYMPQQNYKSLEMDFLINYWSQDKDILGVTSFGDLVPETIWLGESYEKTLLELINLRIAYKLKKYQANEIDEKIGETIIRLKSQLRQQAEQEIVRKLQAIRDYMSNPERDPLISLEAIFRQEEKVVVKMKKKVSGMFGPMHDLLSDWRNRLPK; encoded by the coding sequence ATGCCGAGACGTCTGACCAAACAGATTCGTTATATCCGTTTGCCGGAAAAACGGATCGCAGAAATTGATAATCTGGTTGCCTCCTGGTCCCATGAAACCAAGGAGTTCATGCGGGCCCGATTGAAGCAGTATCGACCGCCTTCCCCTTTTGCCCGTCTGTTTGCCAGTGGTTACCAATGGTTCACGGTGACCGGCCGCAAACGTGACCTGCAGATTCTCAAGGATCCCGCGATCCTCACCGATTGGCAACGGCGCTTCGAAGTCTCCGGCCAGACGTTACCGCGTAAGGCCTGGAACCATATTCTGGAAAAGGAGTTGAGTCCGAAGGATCACGCCTACCTGCTGTCGCGTCTCGAGCAGGAACTGGCCGATGTGCATCTGCCGGAGGAATTGCGCCGGCTCTTCGAGAAGATCTACCGGGCCCATCTGCGCAAGGAGTACACCAGCGATCCGGATGTGCCTCAGGCGCCCATCATTCTGCTGGTTGGGCCGAGCGGTAGCGGCAAGACGGCAACGGCCACCCGGGCCATCGAGCAGGTGTTTTTTGCCGATGAGACACGGCCGGAGGTTGATCTGCGCCAGAAACGCGCCTCGGTCATGTCGGCGGTACCGTTCTGGAAACGGTTGGAGGAGGTCTCACCCGAACTGGCCCTGGCCATCGATCGGCGCCGCCGTCTGAGACGTTATAAACTCCTTTCCCATATTCCCCTGCTCAACCTGCTGTTGCGTCGGCAGATCGGCCGCAATCTCAATGAACTGGAAGAACAAAGCCTGGTGGTTGATTATGCTCGGATCACCCCCAACGATTTTCAGACGGCACTTTCCGGCGAACCCGGCAATTATCTGCGGCGGGCCTTCGGCAACCCGAAGTTTACCTGTATCAGGCATCTGGAAGAGGCGCATTCGGCTTTTGCCCGTAAGGAAAGCAGCGGTGTCTCGGGTGGTGTGGAGCGGCAGCAGGGGACGTTGGTGGACAGCTCCAACATCATTATCGATGAGATCATTAACGGCGGTCGTGACTGTATCCTCATTGCCACCTCGGATCAGCCGGAAGTCTTCGACTCCGCCATCTATCGTCGCTTTGTCGAAAAGGGGCTGATCATCGATGTTTCCGAATATTGGCGCAATAAATCGAACCTGCAGGAAATTCTACGCATCGAGTTGATGCGCAACAATATCCGCGTTGCCGGCGCCGGGGCGCATCTTGACTTTCCCGGTATCCAATGGATCAGCGAGGAAGAATTGAAGAGCGCGGTGGGCAAATTCTTCCACATATTCAAAGAGCGGTCCCTGAAGCTGACTCCGGCGTATACCCGCAAGCTGGTCGGCTACATCGTTTCCTTCAAGGGCAGCTTTCATCCCGATTATCTCGACGATTCGATGCTGGTGCGGCATGCATTCGAATTGGTGGCAAAAAATTCATTTGGCGATCTGTACAATAAGGTGGTCGGCCGGATCGATCGCTCGGCGCGCTGGGACGACTATGCCGGCGAAGTGAAGCACGTCTTCTCGGAGATGGCCAACAATTGCCTGCTCTACCATATTCGTGAGGAGAAGGGCGTCGTGCTCAATGGCCCTCCCGGCAGCGGTAAGACCTTTCTGGTGCGGACCTGGCTCAGTGATAACGAGACCATCCATGACGTGTCCGCCAACCCGAGTATCCTGCATAATCCGGCGAACCCGGTGGACGGAGCGGTGGAGAACCTGACCAAGATCTACGATATCGCCAAGATGATCGCCCCGGCGGTGGTCTTCTTCGACGAGGCCGACGCCCTGGCCCCGCGCCGCAGCAGTGTCGGGGGAGCGCCGTCGGACCGGTTGACCAATTCTTTCCTCAATATCATTGACGGAGAGCGCCCCCTGTCCCGGGTCTTCACCGTCCTGACCACCAACCGCCTCGATCTGCTTGATCCGGCCCTGATTCGCTCAAAGCGGCTGAAAGTACTCGAGGTAAGCGGGCAACTGGCGCGCGGCGACATCAACGAGATTATCGAGATCACGTTGAACGGCATCCCCCGTGAGGCTGGAATGACGGCAACGAAAGTCATCGAGGCCTCCAAAGGGTTATGCAGCACGCCGGCCGATTTTGCCGCATTCGTTGCCAAGGCCCTGTCCCTCCGCAGTACGGAGCTGATGGTGCTGAAAACCTTCAAATCCATTGCCTCACTGTCGACAGAGGAGCAGGAACGGTTCCTGAAATTCAACCTCAAGACCCTCAGCGGGATTCTGGAAGCACTGGGCAATCCCGGCGGTTCATTGCGGATTCTCAAAGAGCAGCCGAAACTATTCCTCGCTCGAGCCGAAGAGATCAACGACCTGTTCGCTGCCATCGAAACCGATGGCGACTACCCGCTCTGCAGTTCACACCTGCATCTCGCCCGTCAAGAGATGTCACAGAGCCCGATCAAGAAGGGAAAAATCGAGCTTGACACCTACCTGGAAGCGGAATTGAGCAAAGAGCCGCAAAAGGGGTTCATTGTCGGTGTCGGTGCCAGCGATACGGATGGGGTGTTGTTGCCCATCGCCACCAGCCTGACCTATAGCCTGAGTGCAGAGAAGGTTCTGGTGACCGGTGCCGTGTCCGCCTCGGGAGACAGCTCCGCCCAGATGGAGATGGCGGTGCAGATGACCCAGCAGTCGGCCCAGGAGGCCTTGACCCTGGTGAAGAACTACTTTCAGGCCCTGTTACCTGAGATCAGCATGGCCAGACTGCTCGGCAGCTTCCTGGCGAATATGACCATCCATCATCAGCTGTTATCCGCTTCATATAACGTCGGTGGGCCCTCAGCCGGGTATGCACTGGCGCTCAATACCCTGTCTGCCCTCCTGCATATCCCCATCTATAACGACTTTGGCATCACCGGCGCACCCTGGACCAAGGGCGTCACCAAAGATGAGATCGGTGGCTCGGTGATTATCGGCGGCCATAAGAAAAAGGCCGAGAAGGTGCTCCAATACCTGCGCCGGATGTATATGCCGCAACAGAACTACAAGAGCCTGGAGATGGATTTTCTGATCAATTACTGGAGCCAGGACAAGGATATCCTCGGGGTCACCAGCTTCGGCGATCTGGTGCCGGAAACCATCTGGCTTGGCGAATCATACGAGAAGACGCTGCTAGAGTTGATCAACCTGCGCATCGCCTACAAATTGAAAAAATATCAGGCCAACGAGATCGACGAAAAGATCGGCGAGACCATCATCCGACTGAAGTCGCAGCTACGCCAGCAGGCGGAACAGGAGATTGTCAGGAAGCTCCAGGCTATCCGGGATTACATGAGCAATCCCGAGCGAGATCCGCTCATTTCCCTGGAGGCGATCTTTCGTCAGGAAGAAAAAGTCGTCGTCAAGATGAAAAAGAAAGTATCCGGCATGTTTGGGCCGATGCACGATCTCTTGAGCGACTGGCGAAACCGGCTTCCCAAATAA
- a CDS encoding SPFH domain-containing protein, translated as MTKGPVARVVQRAFVLRMGRMFLLIAILSAVVYGLVAAIYATKTIFKVKMNHAVVLEKLGGRREPVTQVGWHVRLPLFTRIEQEVTLMNQSLYLGGSVEPVRVISSENVALWTSALLTYRIRDLKIWAIENQLPLGLLQGDYDGIVKDLMQAESVDQLISNRPEVKERIFTALKSRPINEGGPTLEEKYGIEIVSFVLRETHFGDKLVEASEEKKRRELIAEAENYAADQEASRIRKLYAAYLESIRSLQQEIGRDDGSTDAIIMQFLNQQRWATAYEKNQTGQNTVVIQNTDGASVTLPLPPPAREEQ; from the coding sequence ATGACGAAAGGTCCGGTCGCCAGGGTAGTACAACGGGCGTTTGTCTTGCGGATGGGCCGCATGTTTCTGCTGATCGCCATTTTATCGGCGGTCGTCTACGGGCTGGTGGCCGCCATCTATGCCACGAAAACCATTTTCAAGGTCAAGATGAACCATGCCGTCGTGCTGGAAAAACTCGGTGGCAGACGGGAACCGGTTACCCAAGTCGGCTGGCATGTGCGCCTGCCGCTGTTTACCCGGATCGAGCAGGAGGTGACCTTAATGAACCAGAGCCTTTACCTGGGCGGCTCCGTTGAACCGGTACGGGTGATCTCCAGCGAGAATGTGGCGCTGTGGACCTCGGCCCTTCTGACCTATCGGATTCGTGATCTGAAAATCTGGGCCATCGAGAACCAGTTGCCCCTGGGGCTTCTGCAAGGTGATTATGACGGTATCGTTAAGGATCTGATGCAGGCGGAATCGGTGGATCAGTTGATCAGCAACCGCCCGGAGGTCAAAGAGCGGATTTTTACCGCGCTGAAATCGCGACCGATCAACGAGGGCGGCCCGACTCTGGAGGAAAAATATGGAATCGAGATCGTCAGCTTTGTTCTGCGGGAGACCCATTTCGGTGATAAGCTGGTCGAGGCCTCTGAGGAGAAGAAGCGGCGGGAGCTGATTGCCGAGGCGGAAAATTACGCGGCTGATCAGGAAGCCAGCCGGATCAGAAAGCTGTATGCCGCCTACCTGGAGAGCATCCGATCACTACAGCAGGAGATCGGCAGGGACGATGGTTCCACCGATGCCATCATTATGCAATTTCTCAACCAGCAGCGTTGGGCCACCGCCTACGAAAAGAATCAGACCGGCCAGAACACGGTGGTTATCCAGAATACCGATGGTGCTTCGGTGACCCTGCCACTGCCACCACCTGCCAGGGAAGAACAGTGA
- a CDS encoding aminotransferase class V-fold PLP-dependent enzyme codes for MAALLAGVDPGGLLEYSVVYTDRALNHMSQNFQTVMRDISVLLKEVYRSTAVIVVPGNGTLAMEAVARQFATGRRCLVIRNGWFSYRWSQIFEVGSIPAQETVMKARPVAGGPMAAYAPAPIEEVEAAIAEQRPELVFATHVETAAGLMLPEEYISRLADAVHRVGGLLVLDCVASGTIWVDMAATGVDILITAPQKGWSSSPCCGLVMLGERGMQHIEETTSTSFAVDLKKWLRIMQTYESGSHAYHATLPTDALARLRDTIAEIKTFGFAAARQRQEELGRRVRALLRDKGIVSVAAEGFEAPGVVVSYTDDQELHTGRKFAEHGLQIAAGVPLCCDEPAGFQTFRIGLFGLEKLADVDGAVKRLSTVLDKLFPA; via the coding sequence ATGGCTGCATTGCTGGCCGGTGTCGATCCCGGCGGATTGCTCGAGTACAGCGTGGTCTATACCGACCGGGCGTTGAATCATATGTCGCAGAACTTTCAGACGGTAATGCGGGATATCTCGGTGCTGCTCAAAGAGGTCTACCGGTCGACGGCGGTCATTGTCGTGCCGGGCAACGGAACGCTGGCCATGGAGGCTGTGGCCCGCCAGTTCGCCACCGGTCGACGGTGCCTGGTGATACGCAACGGGTGGTTCAGTTATCGCTGGTCGCAGATCTTCGAGGTGGGCTCCATACCCGCTCAGGAGACGGTGATGAAAGCCCGGCCGGTGGCGGGTGGGCCGATGGCGGCCTACGCTCCGGCACCGATCGAGGAGGTCGAGGCCGCCATCGCCGAGCAGCGTCCGGAACTGGTCTTCGCCACCCACGTGGAGACGGCTGCCGGTTTGATGCTTCCTGAGGAGTATATCTCTCGGCTGGCCGACGCCGTGCACCGGGTCGGCGGTCTGCTGGTGCTTGATTGTGTTGCCTCCGGAACGATTTGGGTGGATATGGCCGCAACCGGTGTCGATATCCTGATCACTGCCCCGCAGAAGGGGTGGAGCAGTTCGCCCTGCTGTGGCTTGGTGATGCTCGGCGAGCGCGGTATGCAGCATATAGAGGAGACGACCAGCACCAGTTTCGCCGTTGATTTGAAAAAGTGGTTGCGGATCATGCAGACCTATGAAAGCGGCAGCCATGCCTATCATGCCACCCTGCCCACCGATGCCCTGGCCCGCTTGCGCGATACCATCGCCGAGATCAAGACCTTCGGTTTTGCTGCCGCCCGGCAGCGACAGGAGGAATTGGGGCGTCGGGTGCGAGCCTTGCTGCGCGACAAAGGGATCGTCAGCGTCGCGGCAGAAGGGTTTGAAGCACCTGGCGTGGTGGTCAGCTATACCGACGATCAGGAGCTGCATACCGGCCGGAAATTTGCCGAGCATGGGTTGCAGATTGCCGCCGGCGTTCCGCTTTGTTGTGACGAGCCGGCCGGGTTCCAGACGTTTCGTATCGGCCTCTTCGGTCTGGAAAAACTTGCCGATGTAGACGGTGCGGTCAAGCGTTTGTCCACGGTGCTGGACAAGCTTTTTCCGGCGTGA
- a CDS encoding arylesterase: MLICVFLVSCDSDGNDALPPAASTPAYDGVIVAMGDSLTAGLGVALPRSYPALLEKKLQQTGANYRVINAGISGETSSGARARIDWIINSKPDLVIVETGANDGFRGISVEVLRQNLEAIVEAMLAEDITVVLVGMRMVTNLGSEYQHRFDSVYPEIAGRYPVVFMPFFLDGVAMQAELNQEDAIHPNERGYQIIVDNLFPYVIQALELKNK; encoded by the coding sequence TTGCTCATCTGCGTTTTTCTGGTGTCCTGCGACAGTGACGGAAACGATGCGCTGCCGCCGGCCGCCAGCACACCGGCCTACGATGGCGTGATCGTGGCCATGGGTGATAGCTTGACGGCTGGACTGGGGGTCGCCCTGCCTCGGAGCTATCCGGCGCTGCTGGAAAAGAAGCTGCAGCAGACAGGGGCCAATTATCGGGTGATCAATGCCGGGATAAGCGGTGAAACAAGCAGTGGCGCCCGGGCCAGGATCGATTGGATCATCAACAGCAAGCCGGATCTGGTCATCGTCGAGACCGGCGCCAACGATGGTTTTCGCGGTATTTCGGTGGAGGTGTTGCGGCAAAATCTCGAGGCCATTGTCGAGGCCATGTTGGCTGAAGATATCACCGTGGTTCTGGTCGGTATGCGGATGGTGACCAATCTGGGCAGCGAGTACCAGCATCGTTTTGACTCCGTCTATCCCGAGATTGCCGGTCGCTACCCGGTGGTGTTTATGCCTTTTTTCCTCGACGGAGTGGCGATGCAAGCGGAGCTGAATCAAGAGGATGCCATTCATCCCAACGAGCGGGGCTATCAGATTATCGTGGACAATCTTTTTCCCTATGTGATCCAGGCCCTGGAGCTGAAAAACAAGTGA
- a CDS encoding ABC transporter permease — translation MIHWRFLLGELRHGGAQAMTFVLCVALSIATLTALNSFKADVHRSLLSDAQALHGGDIIVHSHYPISPPLLQAIESIRQKAGGEWIRTYEFYSVVRPVKGEESLFVSIMAVAPQYPLYGTVELTSGRDFSQVLGRGQVVAAPEVLTRLGLELGDRLQVGSAQLSVVDTVVRDPSRPVSLFALGPRIFVSTLDLEELGLLGVGSRSQYEVLLKLDRPDQAAEIADQLRDVATAGQERVETATTARSQVKRFFDNLLFFLSFISIFTLLLSGIGMQTSLSALLRRKQATIAIGKALGVTRRFLFTHYLGITLFLGLIGSIVGVVAGVVIKWCFPLLFGFIIPPGTALGLTPGPLVEGMLVGLFVVLVFSALPLYRADLIRPIALLRHEQVTLAGRRLPVLLSLVILLFLSLLVVRQLEDVKIGLYFTAGSLAFISLIVIIVTFSLKGVRRLPIRPLALRQAQRSLFRPGNATRSIIVTLTAALAALLAIFLLQFNLVATFITSYPEDAPNLFCLDIQRDQQQSFFSVVGEEVTLFPVIRGRLVSINGEPIDYERENQRRSDTLAREFNLTYRDSLLDDEIIVRGSGLFGERRRDSTMVAVSVLDTIAEIGELKLGDRLEFVVQGVALTAEVTSIRARTKSRLYPFFYFVFAEEVLAAAPQTFFAALHLPRGDIDDTVERIVTALPNVSTINVADSAERLGQLVGRLARVITFFSLFSIIAGCLILVGSVLATRLERLRDCALYKIVGGHGRLVLSITVWENLFLGLCSSLIAVVIGSGVAWSLCWIYFDIAFRMHWLGAAATIAVAGVAVMMVGLFSSLAIIREKPMAFLVRQAE, via the coding sequence ATGATCCATTGGCGATTCCTGCTGGGAGAGCTTCGCCATGGCGGCGCCCAGGCGATGACCTTCGTCCTCTGTGTCGCTCTGTCCATAGCCACGCTGACCGCCCTGAACAGCTTCAAGGCCGACGTGCACCGCTCGCTGCTCAGCGATGCCCAGGCCTTGCATGGCGGCGACATCATCGTCCATTCCCATTATCCGATCTCACCACCACTGCTCCAGGCGATCGAGTCGATACGCCAGAAAGCGGGCGGGGAATGGATCAGGACCTACGAGTTTTACTCGGTGGTTCGCCCGGTTAAGGGGGAGGAGTCGTTGTTTGTCTCGATCATGGCGGTGGCCCCGCAATACCCGCTCTACGGAACGGTTGAGCTGACGTCGGGGCGCGATTTTTCGCAAGTTCTGGGCCGTGGACAGGTGGTTGCCGCCCCGGAGGTTCTGACCCGGCTCGGTCTCGAGTTGGGTGATCGACTGCAGGTCGGCTCGGCTCAGCTGAGCGTTGTCGATACCGTTGTTCGTGATCCGTCCCGGCCGGTATCCCTGTTCGCCCTAGGACCGCGGATCTTTGTTTCGACGCTGGATCTGGAGGAACTGGGGTTGCTCGGGGTGGGCAGCCGCTCGCAGTACGAGGTCTTGCTGAAACTGGATCGACCTGACCAAGCTGCGGAAATCGCCGACCAATTGCGGGACGTGGCTACTGCCGGGCAAGAACGGGTGGAAACGGCCACCACCGCCCGCTCTCAGGTTAAGCGCTTTTTTGACAATCTGCTTTTTTTCCTTTCGTTTATCAGTATCTTTACCCTACTGCTCAGCGGTATCGGGATGCAGACGTCGTTGTCGGCCCTGCTGCGCCGCAAACAGGCCACCATTGCCATCGGCAAGGCGCTTGGCGTGACGCGTCGGTTCCTGTTTACCCACTACCTCGGCATAACGCTTTTTCTGGGACTGATCGGCAGTATCGTCGGCGTGGTTGCCGGGGTGGTGATAAAATGGTGTTTTCCCCTCCTCTTTGGTTTCATTATCCCACCGGGGACGGCTCTTGGTTTGACCCCGGGGCCCTTAGTGGAGGGGATGCTGGTGGGGCTATTCGTGGTGCTCGTGTTCTCCGCGTTGCCGTTGTACCGTGCCGATCTGATCCGGCCGATCGCCTTGCTTCGCCATGAACAGGTGACGCTCGCCGGCCGGCGGTTGCCGGTGCTGCTATCTCTGGTGATCCTGTTATTTCTGAGTTTGCTGGTGGTCCGGCAGCTGGAAGATGTGAAGATCGGTCTTTACTTCACGGCCGGCAGCCTCGCCTTCATATCCTTGATCGTGATCATCGTAACCTTCAGCCTGAAGGGAGTGCGCCGGCTTCCGATCCGACCGCTGGCGTTGCGGCAGGCCCAGAGAAGTCTGTTTCGCCCCGGCAATGCCACCCGTTCGATCATCGTCACCCTAACGGCGGCCTTGGCCGCCCTGTTGGCGATTTTCCTGTTGCAGTTCAACTTGGTAGCAACCTTTATCACATCCTATCCGGAAGACGCTCCCAACCTGTTTTGCCTTGATATCCAGCGTGATCAGCAACAGTCGTTTTTTTCCGTAGTGGGCGAGGAGGTTACTCTCTTTCCGGTGATTCGCGGCCGACTGGTGTCGATCAACGGTGAACCGATCGATTATGAGCGGGAGAATCAGAGAAGAAGCGATACCCTGGCCAGGGAGTTTAACCTTACCTATCGTGACAGCCTGCTCGACGATGAGATCATTGTACGTGGCAGCGGGCTGTTCGGAGAGCGGCGCCGAGACTCGACGATGGTTGCCGTATCGGTACTCGATACCATCGCCGAGATCGGTGAGTTGAAGCTTGGGGACCGGCTGGAATTTGTCGTCCAGGGGGTGGCGTTGACCGCCGAGGTGACCAGCATCAGGGCGCGGACCAAATCGAGGTTGTATCCTTTTTTCTATTTTGTCTTTGCCGAAGAAGTCCTCGCCGCGGCGCCGCAGACGTTTTTTGCCGCCTTGCACCTCCCGCGGGGCGACATTGACGACACGGTGGAGCGGATCGTGACGGCTCTGCCCAACGTTTCCACCATCAACGTTGCCGACAGCGCCGAGCGCCTTGGACAACTGGTCGGTCGGCTGGCCAGGGTCATCACTTTTTTCTCCCTGTTCTCCATCATCGCCGGTTGTCTGATCCTGGTCGGCTCGGTCTTGGCCACGAGGCTGGAGCGGCTGCGAGATTGTGCTCTCTACAAGATCGTCGGGGGACACGGTCGTTTGGTTCTGTCGATAACCGTCTGGGAAAATCTCTTTCTTGGCCTATGCAGTTCGTTGATAGCGGTTGTTATCGGTTCCGGGGTCGCCTGGAGCCTATGCTGGATCTATTTTGATATCGCCTTTCGCATGCATTGGCTCGGCGCGGCGGCCACCATAGCGGTGGCCGGTGTGGCGGTGATGATGGTCGGGCTGTTCAGCTCGTTGGCCATTATCAGAGAAAAGCCGATGGCCTTTCTGGTCCGGCAGGCAGAGTGA
- a CDS encoding ABC transporter ATP-binding protein — MTDSILESRHLTKQYRVGPRNLLVLDDVSLAFKRGEFAVITGKSGSGKTTLLSLLSCLDRPTSGQILLDGRDITALNEEELAPVRNQSIGFVFQSFHLIPSLNAIENVMFPAELRHDPAAEDKATRLLEQVGLYDRRYHFVQELSGGEKQRVAICRALINEPPLVFADEPTGNLDSTNSEEVLRLLLELQRERGVTLIMATHSPDIAARADRRVHLSDGRLAENNRL, encoded by the coding sequence ATGACTGACAGCATATTGGAAAGCCGTCACTTGACGAAACAATACCGGGTTGGCCCCCGGAACCTGCTGGTTCTTGATGATGTGTCGCTGGCTTTCAAGCGAGGCGAGTTCGCGGTCATCACCGGGAAAAGTGGCAGCGGTAAAACGACGCTGCTCAGCTTGTTGTCCTGCCTGGATCGCCCGACCAGCGGACAGATTCTCTTGGACGGCCGGGATATCACAGCGTTGAACGAAGAGGAACTGGCACCGGTACGTAACCAGTCTATCGGATTCGTTTTTCAGTCCTTCCACCTGATCCCCTCGCTCAACGCCATCGAAAATGTGATGTTTCCGGCAGAGTTGCGACACGATCCCGCCGCCGAGGACAAGGCGACCCGTTTGTTGGAACAGGTCGGCCTGTATGATCGACGGTACCACTTCGTCCAGGAGCTTTCCGGTGGTGAAAAGCAGCGGGTGGCGATCTGTCGGGCCCTGATCAATGAGCCGCCGCTGGTCTTTGCCGACGAACCGACCGGCAATTTGGACTCGACAAACAGTGAAGAGGTCTTGCGGCTGTTGCTGGAACTGCAGCGTGAGCGGGGAGTGACATTGATCATGGCCACGCACAGCCCGGACATTGCCGCCCGGGCGGATCGCCGGGTTCATCTCAGCGACGGCCGTCTGGCCGAAAACAACCGCTTATGA
- a CDS encoding NlpC/P60 family protein yields MKIKRTNDFSGEGAAGHVRIHSSVTLLMAILLVALSSCTKKTIVVAPEWDDRETRKVISRLLGHYESWRSVPYRQGGNSKNGIDCSGFVAETFHRQFGIKLPRTTDRLVETGDEITLATARPGDLIFFKTGLWDRHVGIVLDRSRFLHASTSLGVTVSHLNESYWRDRLWQVRRILR; encoded by the coding sequence ATGAAGATCAAACGGACGAACGATTTCTCAGGAGAAGGAGCGGCGGGGCATGTCCGGATACACTCATCCGTCACCCTGCTGATGGCAATCCTGTTGGTAGCACTCTCTTCATGTACGAAAAAAACGATCGTTGTCGCGCCGGAGTGGGATGACCGGGAGACGCGGAAGGTGATCTCCCGCTTGCTTGGTCATTACGAGTCATGGCGATCGGTTCCGTATCGCCAGGGGGGCAACAGCAAAAACGGTATTGATTGCTCGGGATTTGTGGCCGAGACGTTTCACCGCCAATTCGGCATCAAGCTGCCTCGCACTACCGACCGGCTGGTCGAGACCGGAGATGAAATCACTCTCGCAACGGCTCGCCCCGGAGATCTAATTTTTTTCAAAACCGGATTGTGGGATCGGCATGTGGGCATCGTGCTTGATCGAAGCCGGTTTTTGCATGCGTCGACGAGCCTGGGAGTGACCGTATCACACCTGAACGAGTCTTATTGGCGGGACCGGCTCTGGCAGGTGCGGCGGATTTTGCGTTGA